GCGGCACCCGCTACGAGCGCCGGGAGCAGGGCGCGTGGCGCACGGTCTACCGCGAGCACCTCGATCCCGAGCAGCGTTCGGCCGCCCTCGCGGCACTCCGCGAGGAGGCTGAACGACTCGGGCTCTGGGAGACGTCGCCGTGGGGTGAGATCCTCGAGGATCGCGGCTCGCAGGTCACGTTCTCCGCGCTCGGGCAGCGTGCCCCGGTCGCCCCGAAGCACGCGTGGGATCCGGATGGCCGCAAGAAGAACGCCTTGCGCGCCGCGGTCGCTGCACGACTGCCCGAGCTGGAGGTGCGCAGCGGCGGATCCACCTCGGTCGACATCACGCGGCGCGGGATCGACAAGGCCTACGGCATGCGCAAGCTCGAAGAGCACACGGGGATCCCGCTCGACGACATGCTGTTCGTCGGAGACCGGCTCGACCCGGACGGCAACGACTACCCGGTGAAAGCGCTCGGGGTCGCCTGCCACGCCGTCACCGGCTGGGAGGACACGGCGGAGTTCCTAGAACAGCTCCTCGCGGACGGCTCCGCGCGGTAGGACGGGCACTGCGCGACCGCGCGGGATCGCGCGTGCCGCGCCGGCTCGACGGCACCGCTCCGAGGAGCCGCGCCGTCGCTCCCGAAACCGGGTCAGGCCGACTCGACCGCGCGTCGGCTCAGCCCGAGCACCTCGGACGTCGCCGCCAGCGAGGCGCGTGCCGCCTCGGGGTCGCCGTTGAGGCCGGTGCCGAGCGACGGCACCTGCGCGGTGAAGGTCTTGCTCCACTCGCCGGCGTACTGCTCGGGGAAGCACTTCTCGAGGACTCCGAGCATGGCGTACACCGCGGTGGACGCACCCGGCGAGGCGCCGAGGAGCCCGGCGATCGAGCCCTCGGCTCCGGTGATGACCTCCGTGCCGAACTGCAGGATGCCACCCTTCTCGGGGTCCTTCTTCATGACCTGGACGCGCTGGCCCGCGGTGATCATCTCCCAGTCCGCGGTGCGCGCCGTGGGCATGTACTCGCGGAGCGTGTTCATCTGCGTCTCGCGGCTCGCCATGAGCTCACCCGCGAGGTACTTCTCCAGCGACCACTGCGTCAGGCCGACCTTGAGCATCGGGCCGATGTTGTGGGCGCGGATCGAGCCCGGCAGATCCCACCAGGAGCCCTTCTTCAGGAAGTTCGGGCTGAACCCGGCGTACGGGCCGAAGAGGATGCTCTCCTTACCGTCGACGACCCGGGTGTCGAGGTGCGGCACCGACATCGGCGGCGCACCCACGGCGGCCTTGCCGTAGACCTTGGCCTTGTGCTGCGCCACGATCTCGGGGTTGTCGGTCTTCAGGAACTTGCCGCTGATCGGGAACCCGCCGAACCCGCTGATCTCGGGGATCTTGGACGACTGCAGCAGCGACAGCGCGCCGCCGCCCGCGCCGACGAACACGAACTTCGCGTTCACGACCTGCTTGCCGTAGCCGGCGAGGTTGCGCACGAACACGTCCCACGTGCCATCGGCCCGGCGCTTGAGCTTGCGCACCTGGTGGCCGAGGTGGAGCTTCGCTCCCTGGGAGACGAGGTAGTCGAAGAGCTGGTGCGTGACGGCGCCGAAGTCGACGTCGGTGCCGCTCTCGGAGCGGGTCGCGGCGAAGACCTCGTCCTTGGAGCGACGATCGACGAGGAGCGGGGCCCACTCGGCGATCTGCGCGGGATCGTCGCTGAACTCCATGTCGGCGAAGAGCGGCTCGTCCTTCAGGATCTCGAAGCGGCGACGCAGGTAGTCAACGTTCGCCTCGCCCCGCACGAACGTCATGTGCGGGGTCGGGTTGATGAAGGTCGAGGGGTCTCCGAGGATCCCCTTCTGCACGAGCGTCGACCACCACTGGCGGGAGAGCTGGAACTGCTCGTTGATGTCGATCGCCTTTGCAGGGGACAGGCTGCCGTCCGCGGCCTCGGGCATGTAGTTCAGCTCGCAGAGTGCCGCGTGGCCGGTGCCCGCGTTGTTCCAGGCGTTGGTGCTCTCGGTCGCCACCGCGGTGCGGGATTCGAAGACCTCGATCGACCAGTCCGGCTGCACCTGCTTGATCAGGGTGCCGAGGGTTGCGCTCATCACGCCGCCACCGATGAGGACGACATCTACCGTGTTTTTACTCACGATCCGCAAGTCTACCTCTCATTCGTTGCGTGCCAATCCAGCTGCGCCTCGCGCCTGGTGGAGCGTCTCGGCGCGCGCGTCGATGAGCGCGGTGTACCCCAGCCGCGTCGCCTCGCTCGAACGCTGCGCACCGCCGACGACCGGGCGGATCTCACCGGCCAGGCTGATCTCCCCGAACGCAGCAAGGTCGTGCGGGAGCGGCCGGTCGGAGATCGCCGAGAGAACCGCGAGGGCGATCGCCAGATCGGCCGCCGGCTCCGAGAGCTTGACGCCGCCGACCGTGGAGACGTACACGTCTTGATCGTGGAGGCGTGCCCCCACGCGGCGCTCGAGCACCGCGAGGATCATGGCGACGCGAGACGGGTCCACCCCGCTCGTCACGCGCCGCGGGTTCGGAGTGGCGCTCTTCGCCACGAGCGCCTGCACCTCGACCGGCAGCGCCCGGCGACCCTCCATCGCCACGGTGGCGCAGGTGCCGCTCACCGGGGCCGTCGTGCGACTCAGGAACAGCCCGCTCGGATCCGCGACCTCACTGATGCCCGCGCCCGTCATTTCGAAGCAGCCGATCTCGTCCGTCGGACCGTAGCGGTTCTTCAGGGTGCGGAGGAATCGAAGGGCCGACTGCCGGTCCCCCTCGAAGTGGCAGACGACGTCGACGAGGTGCTCGAGCAGTCGCGGGCCGGCCACTGAGCCGTCTTTCGTGACGTGGCCGACCAGGATCACGGGGGTGCCGCGCTCCTTCGCGACCCGGATCAGCGCCGCCGCGACCTCGCGCACCTGGGCGGGGCCGCCCGCGCCGCCGTCGACCTGGTCGCTCGCCAGGGTCTGCACGGAATCGACGATCACGAGCGCGGGATCGACCGCCTCGATGTGTCCGAGCACCGTGGCGAGGTCCGTCTCACTCGCCAGGTAGAGGGAATCGCGCAGCGACCCGGTGCGCTCCGCGCGCATGCGGATCTGCCCGGTCGACTCCTCACCGCTCACGTAGAGCACGCGGGCACCGGACGCGGCGCCCCGCGCGGCAGCATCGAGCAGCAGGGTGGACTTGCCGACCCCCGGCTCCCCCGAGAACAGGATCGCGGCGCCCGGCACCACACCCCCGCCCAGCACCCGGTCGAGCTCGCCGATGCCGGTGGGCTGGTGCCGCACCGCGTCGACCTGGAGATCGGTGATGGGACGCGCCTCGCGGCCCGCCGTCGGCGCAGCCGCTCGAGTCGTGCGCGCGAGTGTGGCCTTCGCGGCGCCGACCTCCTGCACGGTGCCCCACTGCTGGCACTCTCCGCACCGGCCGACCCACTTCGAGGTCTGCCAGCCGCACTCGGCGCAGGTGTATCCGCCACTCGTTTTTGCCATGGGGTGAGCCTAGCGGCGACCACCGACACGCGGGTTTCGCGGGCTCCAATTCGCAATCCGCGACCGAATCCTCTAGGCTTTTCCGCGGTGACGTGTCCGAGCGGCCGAAGGTGCAACTCTCGAAAAGTTGTGTAGGGTAACCCCCTACCGTGGGTTCAAATCCCACCGTCACCGCCACCAGAAACCCCCGCAGATCCCTCTCCAGCATTGGGATCGCGGGGGTTTCTTCGTTGCGGTTCGGTGACACCGCACCGCACCCAGGGCGCGAATCCAGGCACCTCTCGTAAGCAAACCGTGAGGGTCCGGGCGATCCCCGTATGGGTTCCGTGAGGACCCCGACATGCCGCGCCGCGGTGGTGTTTGATCAGGAACTGCGACCGACATCGGGTCGTGCGGTGAGCGATCCTGCTGCCGCGGTTCTCCGAATGGAGTTTGGTGTGCTTGACATCGTGTACGCGGTCGGCGTGATCGCATTGTTCGCCCTCTTGGGCCTGCTGGCCAAGGCGGTGGAGAAGCTGTGATCGTATTCGAGCTGCTCGCCGTCGGCCTCGGGATCGCGGCGATCGGCTATCTCGTGTTCGCGCTCGTGAAACCGGAGCGCTTCTGATGACCGGGGTGTACGCGCTCCTCGCCTTCGCCACCGTCGCCATCATCATGGGCGTGCTGTATCGCCCCTTCGGTGACTATATGGCGTGGGTCTATACCTCCCGCAGGGACTGGAAGGTCGAACGCGGGATCTACAAGATCATCGGCGTCGACGCGAGGTCCGAGCAGAGTTGGCAGGCGTACCTGCGCAGCGTGCTCGCGTTCTCCGCGATCGGGGTCCTGATCGTGTACGGCCTGCAGCGCCTCCAGCAGTGGCTGCCGTACTCTCTGGGCCTGACGGCTCCGTCGGAGCATCTGTCGTTCAACACGGCCGTGTCGTTCGTGACGAACACGAACTGGCAGTCCTATTCACCGGAGTCGACGCTTGGCTACACCGTGCAGTTCGCGGGCCTCGCAGTGCAGAACTTCGTGTCGGCCGCGGTGGGCATCGCGGTCGCGATTGCGCTGGTGCGTGGTTTCGCCTATCGGCGTTCGGGCACGGTCGGAAACTTCTGGGTCGACCTGATCCGCGGCACGCTGCGCATCCTGCTGCCCATCGCCGTGGTCGGTGCGATCGTGTTGATGATCGGCGGGGTGATCCAGAATTTCACTGGCTTCACCACCGTCACGACGATCACCGGGGCCACGCAGACGATCCCCGGCGGTCCGACGGCTTCGCAGGAGGCGATCAAGCTCCTCGGCACCAACGGCGGCGGGTTCTTCAACGCGAACTCGTCCCACCCATTCGAGAACCCCGCGGCGTGGACGAGTGTGTTCGAGGTCCTGCTGATGCTCGCCATCCCGTTCTCCCTGCCCCGCACGTTTGGGCGGATCGTGGGTGACAACCGTCAGGGATACGCAATCCTCTCGGTGATGGCGATCCTGTATGTGGCGTCGTTCAGCATCCTCACCGCGCTCGAATCCGCGGGAACGGGCACCGCCCCGGGCCTTGCGGGCGGGGCGATGGAGGGCAAGGAACAGCGGTTCGGGATCATCGGCTCCACCCTGTTTGCCACCACGAGCACCGGCACCTCCACCGGCGCAGTGAACTCGATGCACGACTCCTTCACCGCCCTGGGCGGGATGATGCCGATGCTCAACATGATGCTCGGCGAAGTCACCCCTGGTGGCGTCGGTTCCGGCATCTACGCCATCCTCATCCTCGCTGTGATCGCCGTGTTCATCTCCGGCCTGCTGATCGGCCGCACCCCGGAGTATCTGGGCAAGAAGATCGGTCCGCGCGAGATCAAGCTCGCCGCGCTCTACATCCTCGTGATGCCCACTC
Above is a genomic segment from Leucobacter rhizosphaerae containing:
- a CDS encoding HAD-IIB family hydrolase, yielding MTALPRLVAFDLDDTLAPSKSAVDPRMLRAFAALLDRTTVAVISGGNFEQFETQLVSRLDGIDEASLERLHLLPTCGTRYERREQGAWRTVYREHLDPEQRSAALAALREEAERLGLWETSPWGEILEDRGSQVTFSALGQRAPVAPKHAWDPDGRKKNALRAAVAARLPELEVRSGGSTSVDITRRGIDKAYGMRKLEEHTGIPLDDMLFVGDRLDPDGNDYPVKALGVACHAVTGWEDTAEFLEQLLADGSAR
- a CDS encoding malate:quinone oxidoreductase, whose protein sequence is MSKNTVDVVLIGGGVMSATLGTLIKQVQPDWSIEVFESRTAVATESTNAWNNAGTGHAALCELNYMPEAADGSLSPAKAIDINEQFQLSRQWWSTLVQKGILGDPSTFINPTPHMTFVRGEANVDYLRRRFEILKDEPLFADMEFSDDPAQIAEWAPLLVDRRSKDEVFAATRSESGTDVDFGAVTHQLFDYLVSQGAKLHLGHQVRKLKRRADGTWDVFVRNLAGYGKQVVNAKFVFVGAGGGALSLLQSSKIPEISGFGGFPISGKFLKTDNPEIVAQHKAKVYGKAAVGAPPMSVPHLDTRVVDGKESILFGPYAGFSPNFLKKGSWWDLPGSIRAHNIGPMLKVGLTQWSLEKYLAGELMASRETQMNTLREYMPTARTADWEMITAGQRVQVMKKDPEKGGILQFGTEVITGAEGSIAGLLGASPGASTAVYAMLGVLEKCFPEQYAGEWSKTFTAQVPSLGTGLNGDPEAARASLAATSEVLGLSRRAVESA
- the radA gene encoding DNA repair protein RadA encodes the protein MAKTSGGYTCAECGWQTSKWVGRCGECQQWGTVQEVGAAKATLARTTRAAAPTAGREARPITDLQVDAVRHQPTGIGELDRVLGGGVVPGAAILFSGEPGVGKSTLLLDAAARGAASGARVLYVSGEESTGQIRMRAERTGSLRDSLYLASETDLATVLGHIEAVDPALVIVDSVQTLASDQVDGGAGGPAQVREVAAALIRVAKERGTPVILVGHVTKDGSVAGPRLLEHLVDVVCHFEGDRQSALRFLRTLKNRYGPTDEIGCFEMTGAGISEVADPSGLFLSRTTAPVSGTCATVAMEGRRALPVEVQALVAKSATPNPRRVTSGVDPSRVAMILAVLERRVGARLHDQDVYVSTVGGVKLSEPAADLAIALAVLSAISDRPLPHDLAAFGEISLAGEIRPVVGGAQRSSEATRLGYTALIDARAETLHQARGAAGLARNE
- a CDS encoding potassium-transporting ATPase subunit F — protein: MIVFELLAVGLGIAAIGYLVFALVKPERF
- the kdpA gene encoding potassium-transporting ATPase subunit KdpA: MGVLYRPFGDYMAWVYTSRRDWKVERGIYKIIGVDARSEQSWQAYLRSVLAFSAIGVLIVYGLQRLQQWLPYSLGLTAPSEHLSFNTAVSFVTNTNWQSYSPESTLGYTVQFAGLAVQNFVSAAVGIAVAIALVRGFAYRRSGTVGNFWVDLIRGTLRILLPIAVVGAIVLMIGGVIQNFTGFTTVTTITGATQTIPGGPTASQEAIKLLGTNGGGFFNANSSHPFENPAAWTSVFEVLLMLAIPFSLPRTFGRIVGDNRQGYAILSVMAILYVASFSILTALESAGTGTAPGLAGGAMEGKEQRFGIIGSTLFATTSTGTSTGAVNSMHDSFTALGGMMPMLNMMLGEVTPGGVGSGIYAILILAVIAVFISGLLIGRTPEYLGKKIGPREIKLAALYILVMPTLVLVGTALSFAIPGIREEVESTSIWNPGIHGMSEVLYAFTSAANNNGSAFAGLTANTPWLNTALGVAMLLGRFVPIVFVLALAGSLAAQDKVPSTSGTLPTHRPMFIGLLTVVTVLVTALTFFPVLALGPLAEGLM